AATGGAAGCtagcaaaatccaagatcaaaattGGAAATGGAACTTGAATGTAAAACCCTAGtataaaccctagtagagaTGATGAAAAGCTTAGAGAAAACCTATACTAAAGCTTCCTAATACTATTCCTAAGCTACCCTAATGTTATGCTATGGTCCTCCCCTCATTTTTCCTTCAATATGAGCTAAATGGCTTCAGAAATGGGCCTCTAATCCACCAAAATCGCGAGTCACGTGCAATTTTAATGAAGACATGTGCGGccacctgtgcatacgcacagacgtgtgcgcacgcacactctgTCAAAAATTTCTTCCTGTGGGTACGCACAAGaggttgtgcgcacgcacactaggCGATGCTTGAATGGACGTGCGGTGCGCACGAAGTGGCTCCCGCGCGCACGTCGCTCTACTCTGAtggctgtgcgtacgcacgcaggtCTGTATGCACGCACACATCGCTGTGCTCTTCTCCtttgaattttcatgcttatatatctgaaatcactcacaaacaacatcaaggcatcgaatggaagacaaatggaataaaataggCTAAATtagcacaaaagagcatgttttcaaaatcaagcaCAAATTAGAAGGAAAGTTCGaaagcatgctatttaaggGAATATGTGCAAGTTTatatgataaaatccattcaatttcaataaaaaatcatcatcaaatatggattcatcaaatataaatgcatatgaaaaatcaaatttgttCCCAACGTTATTTTGGTCCCTACGATTTAgggtcaaaatcaaatttattcCCAACgttattttggatttaaaatcgTCCCCAACGTTTCATTTAGaattaaaatcgtcatttttaattaaatttttaattttattactaaattactcctaataaaaaattataaaatttaaaaaaaggaaagaacgTGAAGGAGGGGGGAGAAAGGAAGAAAGGGAAGGGAGGAAGAGAAGATgagggaaaaaaagaagaaggggaaGAGGGGACGGCGTTGGTGAAGCTTGGAGCTGCCGTCGCCGTCAAGAATCAGGATCAGAGGGAAAGATAGCTCACGAGGGAGAGAGGAGACGCGAGCCAGGGAGAGAGCTCGCCGCTGCTGCTACTGACCTCGCTGCCACTTCGCTCCCTCGCCGCTGCACCTCGCCGATTCTGCTTCTGCTTCGGCTTCTGCTTTGCCTTTTGCTTCCAATTCGCCTTCTACTTCTGCTTCCGATTCTGGTTCTGCTTTTGCGTCTGTTTCTGCTTTTGcttctgattctgattttgatttgttatttttctgatttcattgttgttgtgtattgattttgttattgaatttgatgttgttgtttttgaaCTTGAATAATGTGTTATTGTTGGTGTTGAATATTGTGTTCTTGAATCTAATTATTGGTATTTGGTGGGAATAAGGGATgtggtggtagtggtggtggtggaatgTATTTTTGTCCGTAAAAAGTCAAAAAGgcgattttaataacaaatgaaacgttgggggcgattttaaatccaaaataacGTTGGAGACGAATTTGATTTTGACCCTAAACCTTAGGGACCAAAacagctatatatatatatagacacacacacacacataaatACATTGGTGCTATTTTAGTATACGAATAAATacatgtatttgtgtataaatagatatatgatttaatttattttcaatgtgtatttgtaTTGACTTTAgtcactaattttaatgtacacgtAATATAATTAGTGACGAACccagaaaatttttataataggacaaagatatattaaaataaattttgttaaacatgaatatatttataatttgaaagacacaaaataatatttataatttgaaactaAATNNNNNNNNNNNNNNNNNNNNNNNNNNNNNNNNNNNNNNNNNNNNNNNNNNNNNNNNNNNNNNNNNNNNNNNNNNNNNNNNNNNNNNNNNNNNNNNNNNNNNNNNNNNNNNNNNNNNNNNNNNNNNNNNNNNNNNNNNNNNNNNNNNNNNNNNNNNNNNNNNNNNNNNNNNNNNNNNNNNNNNNNNNNNNNNNNNNNNNNNNNNNNNNNNNNNNNNNNNNNNNNNNNNNNNNNNNNNNNNNNNNNNNNNNNNNNNNNNNNNNNNNNNNNNNNNNNNNNNNNNNNNNNNNNNNNNNNNNNNNNNNNNNNNNNNNNNNNNNNNNNNNNNNNNNNNNNNNNNNNNNNNNNNNNNNNNNNNNNNNNNNNNNtgatcttatatatatatataatcagttattaaaattaattatcatgtgttattttatatatttttagtattatttCGTATTTcgatatattttatataaataattgatttagtaactgatttttaacattcatataatataattaatatacttATACTAATCATCTGTATctatcatatatatattattaatcattCGTTAAACCaagagattttttaaaattttttattttgtagttaATACATTAGCACTACTAGTTACAACATACAACTATAGAGACACGGAAGAAAAAGTTTCGAGGGACATTGACGGTatcatcattcattcattcGTTCATTCTTTTGAATGTTGCATCCCATGGTCCATGGACCACGAAACCAATGCATAATGCATCTTGAAAGGTTGTGTGTAATGGGTGAAACTTCATGAACCcattaaatgaaattttatCCGCCAGCCCATTTGCCAAAAACAGGGGGTCATCTttacaatttcaatttttttaagatgCTATGCAATATATCACAATTTACGGTTGATCAAAATCGCATTACAGTATTACCCAAAAATCCTGCCACATCTGCATTAACTTGTGTCAGAAAGTACAGGCTAATGGTGAGCCTGCTTCAGGCGAGGCTAAGGCTAAAACTCACCTAATAGCACTAGTTGTGATTCAACCACAAAAGAACCGTGGACTATGGCAGTGACACAAACAAGAAACAAACGTAAGAAAACAAAGAGTGAAAAGAAGCAACAAGACAGAGTTGAATCCTAGGTACAACCTTCCATGCATGCAACACGAAAGTACAATGACAAGTGCATTCATTGATTCATCCAAAAGACCAAAACAGTATAGATAAAGCCAAAAACAGACAATATGAATGGAAACACCATCGAAGTTACATTAGAATTTATACCCATCCATCTATACCAACCATGCCAACAACTTATATACCATAATTCAGACATAGGTTGCACTGTAACTGTGTGTgcaaaagaagaaacaataacGGAACCAGCAATCTGAAATTCTCAACCAAGTTCACAACCAACATCTagttaaagacaaaaaaaaaggaaagaaagaaagaaaataaaattaaaaaaaaaaaaaagaaaaaaaaaaatgaataaaaaggCAGTGTCATATGTTCAGAGGGTCGCTTGGCAATGCACATCAAAAGGAGAtgagatcatctttggatgatTGCTGCTTCTTTGTATCATGTCCCCCACCTGATGAATCCCCaccttttttaccaaaaatcatCTCATCAAGATCATCCATCATGTCCTCGTTGCTCCCTCCATGGCCAGCGGCTCTTGATCCAGCTGGCTTTCTAATCAATGCATCTTCTTTAGCATGACGAGGTGACTCTTCTGGCTCCACAGCAACAGGGATCATAGCTGGTTCGGGTGGAACTGGAATGACTGTGGGCTTCCTTAGATCTTCGTACTTGGAGAGTACCTTCTGAATCTCATCATTAACATTCAAGGCCTCAAAGAGCAGCGCTTCATCATCCCCAGCAGTTTCAACAATTCGCTGAACAGTAGTTTGAGAGCGGCGGCATTGCTGTACAAGTGTCGTGGTCAACTCATCCTACACATAAAAGAAAACATCAGActtgtatttctgtaatccacTGATGGCTGATACAATATGCCTCTCCCTAACAGGCTccaaaacaaaagcaaaaccaAGAAAACCCCTCAATTTTCTATTCACCCTCCCTTTATAACTCGCCATGATCACATTTGCATTGAGCAACACAGCAAATTGGAATTGGTCTCTGTTTGCTATTAAGCAGTATATGTTATAACAGAAGAAGGTTTTGCTTGGGCGCTGTCCAGTTGAGAAAATGGAGAGTAATTTCATATTAATACCCATCAAATGTTAATGAAACCATAAGTTAAACCCAGATAAAATCATGGTCAGGGTGAAATTCACATTACATAAACCACACACAGATTCATTGTTAagaattatgattatgataAAACTTCTATAATCACTACACCAAGCAAGTACCGGCTGCTCATTTTTCTTCAGCAGGGAAACATTAGTACAAACCAAAAACATTAAGAAATTCATCTCCTCCTTTGTCTCgagatgaaaatataaaaatcatcaCTACCGTGGTTCATTAAGGATGATCCTACATCTTTCGACAAATCATGGACCGGGCAGGGTAAAGTGGTAAACTTTGACATTGCAAAAACTGACAGATGTCTATAACTAAATAATCTGACTAGAGCATCTGTGTCTACTATTTTGTAAGGGTAATTAACTAGTAGCACATATAAGTCGAATACACATCATAAAACTTAATAGCTTATACAGAGATTTTAACATCATAATAATTCATGTGACCTCTGTTAACATCATAACACCACTAAGGTCATCTGGTATCCGGTGAACAAACAGAAAATGTCATGCAACAAATATTACACCAAACTAAACATATAAAATCTACCTGCAAGACATCTTGTTGTGGAGAAGAAGACAACACAGTAGAAAGAAGCTCAATGCTGTTTCTAGCAACATCAAAAGCTTCCTTAGTTTGTTCAGGAGTAAAACTCTGCACAGGAATATCTTCATGCTGAGTCCGGCGTGGAAGATCAAGTTCAGCCTCGGACACCGAACGCGGAGGAGTGAAAATAGGCGCCAAGCTCTCGTTGTCACGGCCAGGGAACCGAATACCCCTTGATTTCAGACTCTGAACCACAAAATGGAAACAAGCAATCAACAATAACACTAACAATAACCCACACTAGCAAATTCAACAGCTAGAGCTAGTAACTAACCCAATCAATTTAGCCTAAGGATTTTGAGTTTCTAGTTTCTAGGCATCAACGATTATCAGAAATTGTCCCTTGACTTAAATTTAATAATGAAGCAgataaaattggaaaaaaaaaggtaGTAGTACCTTGTAAGTTTCTTCATAAACAGGGAGATAGCGAAGCTCGCTGGTGGATTCGCCCCAAGCCTCAATCATGATCAAAGCCTTGTTGCGGTTATTAACAACGGTTTGAGGATCGTCAATTAACCTAACCATATCATCAAGAACCCTCTCAGCAGCGACTTCAGAGAAAGCCTTCTCGCAATTCTTGACGATGGTTTCAAGCAAGACGAGGGACAAGTACTGAACCCTAGGACTCTTGAGCTGGATCCTCTTCTTAATTCCCCTGATGAGGTCGATGCTGTTGACCTTATCGGTGTTGATGAGGTCGCAGAGGTCAAGGTTCATGGCCCAATCGGGCTCGTCGAGGGATTCGGAGGTGGCGTCTTCGACGAGCTTGTCGACCTGGTTGGGACCATTGAAGAACTCCTTGACCTTGAAGCTCATGGAGCTCATTCCCTCGCTCATCTTGCGACCTACCTCGCTCATCTTGAGACGCTCGCCGAGGGCGTTCACTTTGTCCATCAAATTGTCAGCCATTggagaaagtgagaaagaaaaagtaacaaactttGCAGAGGTTTGAGGGTTTGGTGGAGAAGAAGACGCGTATGGACTGGGTAAAGTCTTTGAGGAACCAGACTCCTCTCTCTTCAGTCCCTGTCTCGTGAGgcataaataattaacaaaccTTCATTTTATACTTAAAGCTTTGTTCCAAGTTCTCCTTTGGTTACATGTTAGGACTTCATTTTACAATGATGCtacctataaaataaaaattaatcacaatataaaattatttatatatttctataaatatataataagtaatttaataattaattttttagtatacatgtaatactttttgtttatgaaatacgaatattttgtttaattgcCGTGTCCAAACGTGTCCtattcaaaaaaacaaaaaatttagtcaGACACGGTTCAGACACGGCCTAGACATGGACAGACACGGTCCAGACATGGACGGGTACGGCCCAATAGCATTTTGAAAAGTTCTCCTTAGTTTTACCGTTTCACTTTGACAAAAGTTAAAAACCTAATTTTCCAACCCCACTCCCAAACCCGTCTCTTGCTCAGTGGCTCCACACCGACTCACCCTCTCTTCACCGCCAATCTATTGCCACCTCCAGTCATCGCCGCCACTTCCGGTTGTCACCGCCGTGGATGTTCGTCACCTCAGGAAAAGGAATTAGATTTTGTGCAAAAGTTACATCAACAAAGCTTGAAGAACTTAAGAAACTTGACGTGAAAGTACATTGTTGCATGAAAGTAAAAAGGCTAAGTCAATTCCTCTTCCACCCTTATCTAATGCAAGTGAACTTGattcaagaaaaaagaagagctACTAGACCTTTAGAGAAAGCTTTTAATGTGAATGCAAGAGAGACTCTAGATTTACATATTGctagaatatttttttcatctggattatctttttatctagcaaaaaaatcgtattttgtcaaaaatttttcttatgctgctaataattatattgatggTTATATTCCTccttaatataataaattgagGATAACTTTTCTTGAGAAAGAGAAGCAACATGTGGAGAGAATGTTAGAACCTACTAAGAGTTGATGGAGTGAAAAGGGAGTGAGGATTGTAAGTGATGGTTGAAGTAATCCCCAAAAGAGGCCTCTTCTTAATTTTATTGCTGTAACTGAAAGTGGGCTTATGTTTTTTAAAGCTGTAGATTGTTCAGATGAGATCAAAGACAAGGATTATGTTGCAAAGCAAATAAGAATGTGATAAGAGAAGTCGGTCTCTCAAATGTAGTGCAGATTGTGACTGATAATGTGCCAGTTTGTAAAGCGGCTGGGTTATTGATTGAAGCTAAATTTTCATCTGTTTATTAGACTCTTTGTGTTGTTCATACTCTCAACCTTGCTTTAAAGGACATTTGTGCAACTAAGAATACAGAGAAGAATAATTTTGTTTATCAAGAATGCTCATGGATTACTCAAATTGCTGAAGATgcttcttttataaaaaatttcattgttAATCATCATATGAGGTTATCTATTTTCAATGAATTTAATACATTGAAGTTGCTTAATGTTGCTCCTATTCGATTTACTTCTACTATTGTGATGCTCAAAAGATTTAGGTTGTTAAAGCAATACCTCAAAGAGATGGTTATAACCTATAAGTGAGAAGTGGTCTTTATACAAGGAAGATAATATTGACAAAGCTGAGTTTGTTacagaaaagattttgaataaaaattggtggcaaaaaattgattatattcTTGCTTTCACAAATCCTAGTTATGATGTTTTAAGAAGTACAAATGCAGATGCACCTACTCTTCATTTGGTCCATGAGATGTGGGATTCAATAATCAAGAAAgtaaaaagtgatatatatctctatgaaaaaaaagatgaacAAGAGTCATCGTCCTTCTACAATGTTATGCATTCAATATTAGTTCAAAGATGGAAAAAAAGTAGCACACCTCTTCATTGTTTAGTACATTTATTGAATCCAAGGtaattttttacatttattgtttataaattttatttataagtgaaaataattgaattattattaatttctgcTTAAACATTAATTATATAGGTATTATAGCCATCCATGGTTGAGAGAAGATCTTACACGAGTTTCTCTTCATCAAAATATTGAGATCACTAATGAGAGAGTTAAATACTTGAAGAGGTATTTTCCTAatgaagaagagaggagaaaggTAAACATTGAATTTGCAAGCTTTTCTGATGGTAGAGATGTCTTTGATGATTATGACTCTTTGAATGATAGAGGCATAGTTGATGCAAAGTCTTGGTGGCTAATTCATGGTGGTAAAGCAAAATTTCTTCAATCAATTGTTCTTAAGCTACTAGGACaaccatcttcatcttcttattgTCAAAGAAATTGGAGCACATATTCTTTTATCAATTCCCTAAAAAGAAATAAGTTGAAGGCTAAACGTGCAGAAAATTTAGTATTTGTCCAAACTAATCTTCGTCTTCTTTCAAGAAAAACTACACAATACAGTAAAGGAGAAACTATGATGTGGGATGTTAATGGAGATGTTTTTTTACCAATTGATGAAGAAAATGGTGTTCTTGAAATTGCTCACTTTTCTCTTGATGAACCGGAGTTAGAAAGAGTGACTTTTTCTAATGATAAAGATATTAACCatatataatgaaaaaataatatgactttagataactttttttttttgtatatgtgATGTACAAAATTCTTACTATCTCTATTAAAACATAggaatttaagattttatattttgaatactTATACATTTAAAAAGAAATGCATATCATATgattgtttttaaaaatatctttattaatttattaagacATATCTTTATTTAAggaatatattatattattaatatatgcgTGTCCTCGTGTTCCACAACTTTTTAAAATTCGCGTGTCATATCGTATACCGTATCCGTGTCTATCTCTCATaagtttttcttgattttttgttgtttatctTAGGATAATTTATCttaataaaatgattaaaaattaaaattacacacatatcctttttaaaatttggttacACGATTTTATAATAAGcttcttttgtttttagttccatatttttttttggaaataaaGTTGTATATTGCTTAGGATTTAAATATGAGTTTATTGATTTTATTTCAAGTCTAATCGAAAATTATCTTAAATATGctgattaaaatatttaatataaagcttttattgaaatttaaatagttaatctttttaatatatttattaaaaagaattcaattttttttaccaactattagattagttataaatataaGCAATTTGAGTTGATTTAATGATTAACTTACTATTGTGTTTAAGTAAATGTTGGAGTCTCAAATTCTATTTTGTGCATACTTCAAAATATCTTTGGATCTGACAGGTTAAAGATTAATTTGTcgcaaattaaaatttttatttaaaaatttattgttggCCAATATATTTCTGTATGTAcatgacaaaatttaaattcttaatatttatttaaataaaataataaactaattatcaaactaaatttatatttctcttctttccttgATTCCTTCCATGGAATTTTTGGTTGAATACGACATTATTCGGCCTCGAACTACATTGTCGCCTTTTAATTGCTTCTGTGATGATCTAAAATCCCATgaccaataaataaatatctgaAATCCGTATTTTATACTTAAcaaaatttgttataaaataaataaaaacaaaatcatcCACCCTCCACGCTTGATTTGTTTAAGTGGCTTTGCGAAACTTCGCCATTGAGAAGATGGAGTGCCTTGCGTCATTTACAAACTTCACCaaacaaattattatttgtttatacatatttttgtcattttctcTTCATAAGAAGAATAAATCTGTAACCTTTTTTTCGGTAAAACGTAAatgtgtaattttaatttttttttttttggttttgtgtgtaattttaatttttgtgtccCTACCTCTTTGTCACATTCACAGGCCACCTTCACGTTTCCGAATTGGTGGATTCTTAATTTAAATTTGGGCCTTTTAAAGTTACTCTACATTGGCCAGTCCAATGAACTTTGGGCCAAGTTAGTGTCTCaattttgtattaaattatGGGCCTCATCACTGAATGGGCATTGAAAGGTAATTTGCATTAATACCTTACCTTATAGTTTACACAAAATACTAATTGGGTAATTCTATTCGGATCATCctcttcataaaaaaaaaaaaagagaattgagaaataataatttaatcatcaTTGAATTAAAATAGTATAACTCACATATGAtaaagattaattatttttctactatttcACAAACAATAGTGTTTTGTAGTTTCATTTCTACTTGGCTCAGCCATAACAACACTTATTAAGATTACAAACATTATATAGTAATTAACTATCTTACAATGAATATTTAggctaatttattttatttaattaataattttgactGGAATAACTCCCAATGGATCTTTCTTTCTAAGGGCATTTCCTCCAATAACATCCTCCATGTTCATTTCTTTAGGTTTCATACCATTTTTAAACGTCcaatcaaaattattaaaatcaagAGAGGAAGATCGTAGGAGCATTATGGGCATCAAATAGGAGGGTGCGTATTTTTTGTGAGcgtaaaaaacaaattttatttactGTAGAAAAACAACCACACAAACCCTTATCTCTCTTCTACAGCCACACGCCGTGCTTCTACAGTCGCACACCGTTCCTTTCTCACACCGCCGCATGTTGCACCCCTTTATTCGTCAGCTGCATGCCGCGTCCTTCTCTTCTAAAGCCAACCGATGCGCATCCAACTGCCGACGGTCCCGCACGTCGCTGTTATTGCTATGCGCCACCGCGACTGGTGACATAATGGCCAGCGAGAAAGAATGATGCCGTTTCGGATGTTTGTTTTTCGAGGAAGTATAGGGAGtcaataaaatatatgtataatgcGGGGTTTAAGGAGGTTGGATTGAGTCAGATGTTTAGAAAAtggattttttcaatttttttaacatttaaaagaataaagtgagacaaaaataaatataagagagaataataaaaagttagATTTAACACTAAATAGTATTCAGTTGTTTTGCTATTGAAGAGGATCCATTTCCAAATGTTTATTATTTCTGGTAatcggatggttattctgaaTGGTATTGATATATTGTGTTTgaaaaattagtagtattttattctggatgtttattttttaactagtatattttagattttttgttttggatattttttaatagttttaaatatttttacttagattttggatttttttaaatattttgttttattagattttaaaattttaaaaataattttagatatttctttttttattattttgaattttttttctgttaGGTTTTAGCTAGTTTGTTGGTCATCTACGCTAGTGCATAAATACATACATCATAGTATCATACACCTTTTGTATTAGCGTTTACAGCTAGAgataaattaaatgaattttgttaaataatcaACAAGGAATGCAGCTCATTAAGAATATATATGTTGAAATTGTTGTTTGCCTTTGACATGCATGTTCCACATATCAGGTATGCATGCTAATTGCATGCATAGAAAATGATTGCaccaaaattaatacaaaatttattGCATTGGCAAGATTTGAACGATTGAGTAATCAACAACATATGTATCTTTCatcaattttaatcttttttattttattttaattttctgctATCCTAATTCAGTAATTCTTGTTTATTTAATGTAATCCAATATATCTTTAACTTACGCGTGGGTTTACCATTTGACATAGTTCAAACTTCAAAGTTTAGACTCACAGATAAGTACTTTAGTATTGCTTAAATTAAGAAGGACTGAAAGCCTTGAAAAGTTAATTTAAGGAAAGGCTAAGTTTCATATATATGCACTATGTCCCTAGATTTACAACTAACATTTACTTTTGCTACCAACCTTGAAGTTGTAACTATTAACCTGCTTTTTTACTTTATTCTatgataacaataaaaaaatttacactaACTCATAAGTTTagtctaataaaatttaatttggttataattttagtttatatatttagttttacttttatcatttttaccattttagtttatatatttagtttataattttagtttttattttagttttactttGGCTCAAAGACTCCTTTGGAATAAAATTCATGGCcttgtaatttgcaatgtctacaaaccatgaAACCTGCTGAGTGAGGAATAATTGCTCATCCGAAAATGTCTCAGTTACAGATGTGGGTGGTTGTACTCCTTCTTTAGGCTCAATTCTAGAAAGATGGTCAGCCACTTGATTTTCTGACCCCTTCCTTTCTTTtatctcaatgtcaaactcttggaGGAGTAACACCCATCTaattaatcttggtttagagtcctgtttggttagaaggtacttcaaagcagcaCGATCAGTATAAACAATAATCTTAGAACCAATtaaataggacctaaacttatcaacagcATATACAATAGCtaataataattctttttcTCTAGTTGTGTAATTTCTTTGGGCATCATTTAACACACGGCTaacataataaatgacatgtataagcttgtcatgcctctgtcctaaaatagctcctatagcaaaatcattagcatcacacatcaattcaaatggtaaatcCCAGTTAGGAGGAGCTATAATGGGAGGAGAGGTAAGGTTTGCCTTCAGAATTTCAAAAGCATGCAGGCATTCAGCATCAAACACAAAAGGAACATCAACAACCAAATAGGTTGCTCAATGGCttagcaatttttgaaaaatcctttataaatcttctataaaatTCTGCATGACCCAAGAAACTCCTGACTACCTTAACATTAGCTGGTGgtagtaatttttcaattacctccacctttgctctatcaacctcaatccccttacttgaaatctggtgtccaagaacaataccttctgtaaccataaaatgacattttttctaatttaaaacaaggtttgattcttgacaccATTTCAAGACCAGAGATAAATACTTAAGGCAGGATTTAAAAGAATTACCAAAGAtagaaaaatcatccataaataccccaataaacttttcaatcatatcagaaaaaatagaaagcatACACTTCTGAAAAGTTGCTGGAGCATTAcaaagtccaaatggcattcttctgtaagcaaacactccaaaagggcatgtgaatgctgtcttttcttgatcttgagggtccactgcaatttgattatatccagaatatccatctagaaaataataaaaagcatgaccagttaacctctcaagcatctgatcaatgaaaggtagGGGAAAGTGATTCTTCTTTGTAGCGGTGTTGAGCCTCCTGTAGTCTATGTACATTCTCCATcatgtgactgttcttgtaggaataagctcattcttctcattcttgatcactgtcatccctcctttcttgggaattACCTGCATAGGACTTACCCAaggactgtcagaaataggGTAAATAATACCTGCTTTCCATAAtttcattacctctttttggaccacctctttcatagttggattgagtctcctttgtggttgtACAACTGGCTTGGCATCATCTTCAAgaaggatcttgtgcatgcactTGGTTGGACTAATCCCTTTTAAATCACCaatggtccacccaagagctgtcttatggCTCCTGAGCACTGAAATAAgc
The Arachis duranensis cultivar V14167 chromosome 5, aradu.V14167.gnm2.J7QH, whole genome shotgun sequence genome window above contains:
- the LOC107488470 gene encoding TOM1-like protein 1; translated protein: MADNLMDKVNALGERLKMSEVGRKMSEGMSSMSFKVKEFFNGPNQVDKLVEDATSESLDEPDWAMNLDLCDLINTDKVNSIDLIRGIKKRIQLKSPRVQYLSLVLLETIVKNCEKAFSEVAAERVLDDMVRLIDDPQTVVNNRNKALIMIEAWGESTSELRYLPVYEETYKSLKSRGIRFPGRDNESLAPIFTPPRSVSEAELDLPRRTQHEDIPVQSFTPEQTKEAFDVARNSIELLSTVLSSSPQQDVLQDELTTTLVQQCRRSQTTVQRIVETAGDDEALLFEALNVNDEIQKVLSKYEDLRKPTVIPVPPEPAMIPVAVEPEESPRHAKEDALIRKPAGSRAAGHGGSNEDMMDDLDEMIFGKKGGDSSGGGHDTKKQQSSKDDLISF